The sequence TTGATCTCTGGCTGGCCCGTCAGTGTGGGGCGCGCAGTTCCGGGGAGCTGCCCGGCAGGCTGGCGATTGCGCAAACGGCCTTGCTGCGCAGCACCTTGCGGCAGGCCTTGCGTGGGGCGTTTTATGCCAGGCATTTGCGGGAGTGCGATCTGGATATAACCAGTGTGGATGATCTGGAGCGCCTGCCCTTCACCACTGCGGAAGACCTGCGCCACTGGGGTGATTTTTTGTGCGTTTCTCAGGGGGATGTGCAGCGTATGGTCACGCTGCACACGTCAGGCACCACCGGGCAACCCAAGCGGCTTGCCTTTACTGATGCGGATCTGGCCCGCACGCGCGATTTTTTTGCCGTGGGCATGAGCCAGCTTGTGGGCGCGGGGCAGCGGCTGGCAGTGCTGTTGCCCGGTGCGGAGCGGCCTGACGGCGTGGCCGACCTGCTGCGGCAGGCTTTGAGCGCGGCGTGTGTGGATGTGCTGGCCCCGCCGCCGGAAGTTCACGCGGTTCCAGCGGCAGATACAGACTCTTGCGCGGAGCCGGGCAAAGCCCTTGCCCTGTGGCTGGAGCAGGCAAAGCCCCATTGCCTTGTGGCCGCGCCAGCGCAACTCGCCCTTTTGCTGAAGCACTTTCCCCACCGGGGGCCGCAGGGGCTTGTGGGTATACTCACCAGCGCTGAGCCGCTGGACGATGCGCTTGGGCAGGCTCTGCGCCGGGCGTGGCAATGCGAGATTCTGGATCACTACGGCCTTACTGAAACCGCCTATGGTTGCGCGGTGGAATGCCCCGCGCATCAGGGATTTCATGTGCGCGAACTGGACGTTCTGATAGAAATAGTAGATATTTCAGGGCGTAAAGTATTGGCCAAAGGCGAGGAGGGCGAGGTCGTCATTACCACGCTCCAACGTCAGGCCATGCCCTTGGTGCGATATCGAACCGGTGATGTGGCCTGTCTGCTGCCAGCCCCTTGCGCCTGCGGCAGCCCTTTGCGCAGGCTTGGCCCTGTGCGTGGCCGCATTGAACGCAAAAACGGGCAACCTCCGCGCATCGTGCGTCCCGCCAAGGGGCGGGGTGTTTAACGCCTGATGGCATGTCCCGGCAATGGGCTTATTGCATCTGCTCCATACATTGATTGTTTTCAGCGCAGAAACGCGAAGAAGAAAGCACATGAAACCAGCCGTTCTGATTCTTGCCGCAGGCATGGCCTCGCGCATGGGCGCAGCCAAGGCCCTGCTTTCCCTGCCCTCGTTGCCCGAAGGCGGGCGCTGCTCGGCCCTGAGGGGGCTGGTCAGTCTGTACCGTTCCCTTGGTGTGGAAAATGTGGTGATCGTCAGCGGCTTTCATGCCGAAATTGTGGAAGCCGAGGCACTGGCGCAGGGGCTGACCGCAGTGCGGAATCCCGACCCGCAGCGGGGCATGTTTTCATCTGTGCAGACTGGTGTGGAGGCCCTGTTGAAGGGCGGTTTTGAGGGACAGTTTTTTGTGCAGCCTGTGGATGTTCCGCTGGTGCGGCCCCTGACCATCAGGGCTTTGCTCGACGCCATCGGGCAGGAAGAGGCCAACCAGGCGGCAGCGCTGGCTGTGAGTGGCAAGGCCGCGCTCATGCCGGTGCTTGTGCCGACATTTGACGACCAGGAGGGGCATCCTCCCTTGATTCCCATGACTTTGGCCCCGCATATTCTGGCGCATCAGGGGCACAACGGGCTGCGCGGGGCGCTGGAAGGCGCGCCCTTGCGGCATGTACCTGTGGCTGACGCCCTGATTCTGGAAGATATGGACACCCCCGACGACTATGCGCGCCTGCGCGTGCTGGCCCGTGAGCGGCATACCCTCTCGCCTGTGGAGGCGGAATGCCTGCTGCACACGTGCAATGTGCCGGAAAAAGGCTTGCGTCACGCGCGGGCAGTGGGGGCCGTGGCCTGCTGCCTGGCCGAGGCTCTGGCCCATGCGCGTGAGGCCGCAGGGTATGACGCCGGGGTGGATCCCCGCCTGGCGCTGGCTGGCGGGTTGCTGCATGATATCTGCAAAGGCCAGCCCAGGCATGAGGCTGCTGCTGGGGAATTTTTGCGGCGGCTGGAATTGCCGGAAATGGCGCGGCTGGTGCAGGATCACCGTGATCTGTCCCTGCCGGAGGACGAGCCGGTCACAGAGCGCGAATTGGTCTATCTGGCGGACAAGTATTGCTACGGCGGCAACTTTGTGCCCGTGCAGCGGCGTTTTGGCCTCAAACTGGAGGCTTACGCCCAGGATGCTCCGGCCTGCGAGGCCATCCAGGGGCGGCTTGGTCGCGTCAAGGCGCTGGAAGAGCGCATTGCCCGCGAAATAGGCAAAGAACCCGCCCTGGTGGCGGAACGCGCCCTTGTGCGTAATTGCAATGCTGCGCGCGGCACCGCCCGGCGTGAGGTTGCATGAGCGGCATCTGGCTGGTGCGGCACGGCATGTTGCCGCCCAATCCAGAGCGACGCATGGTCGGCGCGCGGAATATTCCCTTAAGCTCTGCGGGCCGGGAGCAGATACGCCTCTTGGCGCGGCAGTTCATGCCAGAAGTGCAGGGCGCGCTTGGCGCGGTCATCTGCTCGGATCTTGACCGCTGCCGCGAGACTGCCGGCATCCTGATGGAGGCATTGCCGCAGGGGCGGCCCCCCCTGCATGTGGAACCCGGTCTGCGCGAGATTGATCTTGGCCTCTGGCAGGGAATGACCAAGGCGGAAATTGAGCTCGCATGGCCCGGAGCGCATGCAGCGCGCGGGCAGGATATGGCGCACTTTTGCCCCCCGCATGGCGAAAGCTTCATGCAGGCCCAGCGCCGCGCTCTGGCGGCTGTGGCGCGCTGGAGGAGGTTTTACCCCGGTGCAACCCTGCTCATGGTTTCGCATGCGGGTATTCTGGGCAGCTTGCTGGCCCACTACCTTGCCCTGCCGCTCAAGGATGTGCTGCGCATACCCCAATACTACGGGTGCCGCGCCTTTGTGCCGGAATGGTAGTCTGCTAGCCGCAACCAGTACTCGCTGGCAGCACTCCCTCTCGCCTCAGATCCAGGCCGTGGGGTTGTACACACGGATGTGCAGCTTGATGTAACGGTCTGTGAGCACCTCTGCGGGAAGATTCAGGGCGATATGCTCCTGTTCGTGCTGGCTGAATTTTGCCAGCCAGTCCGCCGCTTCGCGTCCCAGTTCCGCCATGCGCGCCTGCGGCGTAAAGAGCGACGCCGGGCAAATCTGATAAAGGTACATCTCTCCCGCGTTCAGCACAAAAGGAAAAAGCCCGCAGGCCACAGGCCGTTCTGGCCGGGGCAGGCGGCAACCCTGATTTGTGCACGAGCGGCAACCCCGCCCGTCCATAAAGGCCGTATCCTTGTTGAGCAGATAAAAATCGTTGGCAAGACCGGGGCGCAACTGCTCGGGCAGCAGGCCCATGGGAAAAAGCTCGTTGGAATCCTGCGGGCCGCAGCAATAGCGGCAATCGCGGCAATAGCCGTTTTGCAGCCAGCCTTCACGCCAGTTGACGGCTCGGCGGCGGGGAAAGACCTTCTGCCAGTGCGACAGGTAGTCCCAAAAACCTTTGCTCATACGTTCTCCTGAAAGCAGCTATCCGGCCCTACATCAGCTTGTGTGCAGCAGCACCATGCCGCAGACAAGCAGGGCAATGCCTGCAAATGCGCAGGGGTAGAGCTTTTGGCGCAGCAACAGCCATCCGCCTACGGATGTGCCAAGCACGCCAAAACCGCCCCACATGGCGTAAGCCACGGCCAAATCCATATGATGAACTGCCAGTGAAAGGCAATAGAAAGCCAGCCCCACCAGCGCAAGGGCCAGCAGGCCCACGGCGCGGCGACGGAAGCTGTCTGAGCGCACCAGCAGCATGTTGGCGGTCACGTCCAGCGCGGCGGCCAGCAAAACCAGCGGCAGGGCGGCGTTTTGGAACAGGCTTGAAATATCCATCATCTGTTCCCTCCTGCGGCAAGGCCGCTATTCAGGGCAGGCCCTTCTGCGCGTGGCTTGCGGGCTTCAGCCTTGCCGCTGGCCGTGGGGGATTCCTCGCGGGTGGGTTTGGGAGTTCCGTGCCCGGTCCCGTAATTGACCAGCAAAGCGCCAGACAGCACGCAGGCCAGGCCCAACGCGCGGCGCAAGGTCAGGGCTTCGTTCAGAAAAAGCACGCTGCCCAGGGTGATGCAGGTCAGGCCCAACCCTTCCCAGAAGGCAAAGGTCACGCCGACGGGGATGCCCGTAACGGCCTTGGACAAAAAAAAGTAGGACATGGCGATGGCCAGCCACATGACAACCAGCCCCAAAATCTGTGCGTGAGGAAAAGCCCAGCCTTGCGCCAGCTTCATGACAAGTGTTCCGCCCACCTCCAGAAATACGGAGGCAAGAAGGCAGCACCAATGGTACGGTTTTGATCTAAGCATAAAAATCTCTCGCGGAAAATAGAAAGACAATCCTTCAGCATTGAAGGACAACAATGGCTATGACCAGAGGAAGTAGCGAGAGATGCTAGAGCAGCGAACGCCAGTAGCGTTCTTCAGGAAAGCCTGAAACGCATGGGCGTAAAAGAGGCATAAAAGCAGAGTTGAAGCATAACATGGATAGATCATAAGGCCGCGAGATGGGGGAGTCAAGGTTGCAGTATGCGCTGACTATTCCCGATACTCACTGATGCAGGATCCTTCAAGCCGCCCTATGATTGCGCCTTGAAGGCGTAAGCGAGCAAAAGTTCAGCATAAAAAAAGGCGGGCCATGCGGTCCGCCTTGAATCTGCAATTATGTGCCGCTCATTGGGCGGCGATCCAGGCGTTGGCTTCCTCAAGGTTGAGGGTGCCCTCGTACAGCGCCCTGCCGCTCACAGCGCCAGCAAGGCTGGTAGTGCGGGTGAGGGGGTAGAGCTTCTGCACATCCGCCAGCGTTGCAACGCCGCCCGCCGCGATGACAGGCGCCGTGGAAAGGCGCGAAAGATGCTCAAGCGCAGCCACGTTGACGCCGCACTGCATGCCGTCGCGTTCGATATCGGTATAGATGATGAATGCAGCTCCATCGGCCAGCAGGCGGGGCAGAACCCCGTCAACGGTCAGGCCTGTGTCGGCAACCCATCCACGTGTCTTGAGTTTGCCGCCTTCCGCATCCAGCGAAACGCCAATGCGGCCAGGAAAGGCGCGGCACATCTCGGCAAAAAGCTCGGGCTGTTCCAGAGCCAGGGTGCCGATAATCAGGCGTGAAACACCCGCATCAAAATAGGCCTGGGCTGTTGCCATGTCGCGGATACCGCCGCCAAGCTGCACGGGAATCGACAGCTCGGTGCATATGCGGCGCACGATCTCGCGGCTTTTGGCCGCGCCGTCAAAGGCTCCGTCCAGATCAACCACGTGTAGCCATTGAGCGCCTCGCGCTTCCCAGGCTTTGGCGGCGTCTGTGGGGTCTTCGGCAAAGACGGTGCTTTCATGAGCGCGGCCCTGCTTGAGGCGCACGGCCTTGCCGTCCTGAATGTCCACGGCGGGAAACAGAATCATAAACCCATATCCTTTACTGCTTTGCGCATACCGTCTTCGGTCAGTTCTTCGGCTGTGACCCACTGTCCGCGCCGCTTGAAGAACGCGCCGACGTTCATCAGATTGTCCACAAGGCCTTCCTGTCTTTCTTCAAAGACAGAGCGCGACATGATGGAGCCGTTGGCAATGTTGATGAGAAAAAACTCAACGCGCACATGGGCTGGCTCGGTAACACCGGCAGTGGAACCCTGGCGCTCGTGCCAGTCAAGAATCTGTGGCACCAGCAGCAATTGCGCGCCCTGCTTTTTGCCATAGGCAATCCAGAGCGGCAGGGCCTGCGGCTGCTCGGAACTGTGGAAGCGCGTAAGATCCTTGGACAGATCAACGGCGTCAATATACTTGAACTGACGTT comes from uncultured Desulfovibrio sp. and encodes:
- a CDS encoding DVU_1553 family AMP-dependent CoA ligase, producing the protein MTDDVNHPSITGFGSCPLDLWLARQCGARSSGELPGRLAIAQTALLRSTLRQALRGAFYARHLRECDLDITSVDDLERLPFTTAEDLRHWGDFLCVSQGDVQRMVTLHTSGTTGQPKRLAFTDADLARTRDFFAVGMSQLVGAGQRLAVLLPGAERPDGVADLLRQALSAACVDVLAPPPEVHAVPAADTDSCAEPGKALALWLEQAKPHCLVAAPAQLALLLKHFPHRGPQGLVGILTSAEPLDDALGQALRRAWQCEILDHYGLTETAYGCAVECPAHQGFHVRELDVLIEIVDISGRKVLAKGEEGEVVITTLQRQAMPLVRYRTGDVACLLPAPCACGSPLRRLGPVRGRIERKNGQPPRIVRPAKGRGV
- a CDS encoding DVU_1551 family NTP transferase yields the protein MKPAVLILAAGMASRMGAAKALLSLPSLPEGGRCSALRGLVSLYRSLGVENVVIVSGFHAEIVEAEALAQGLTAVRNPDPQRGMFSSVQTGVEALLKGGFEGQFFVQPVDVPLVRPLTIRALLDAIGQEEANQAAALAVSGKAALMPVLVPTFDDQEGHPPLIPMTLAPHILAHQGHNGLRGALEGAPLRHVPVADALILEDMDTPDDYARLRVLARERHTLSPVEAECLLHTCNVPEKGLRHARAVGAVACCLAEALAHAREAAGYDAGVDPRLALAGGLLHDICKGQPRHEAAAGEFLRRLELPEMARLVQDHRDLSLPEDEPVTERELVYLADKYCYGGNFVPVQRRFGLKLEAYAQDAPACEAIQGRLGRVKALEERIAREIGKEPALVAERALVRNCNAARGTARREVA
- a CDS encoding histidine phosphatase family protein, producing the protein MSGIWLVRHGMLPPNPERRMVGARNIPLSSAGREQIRLLARQFMPEVQGALGAVICSDLDRCRETAGILMEALPQGRPPLHVEPGLREIDLGLWQGMTKAEIELAWPGAHAARGQDMAHFCPPHGESFMQAQRRALAAVARWRRFYPGATLLMVSHAGILGSLLAHYLALPLKDVLRIPQYYGCRAFVPEW
- a CDS encoding SMR family transporter, producing the protein MDISSLFQNAALPLVLLAAALDVTANMLLVRSDSFRRRAVGLLALALVGLAFYCLSLAVHHMDLAVAYAMWGGFGVLGTSVGGWLLLRQKLYPCAFAGIALLVCGMVLLHTS
- a CDS encoding multidrug efflux SMR transporter, which translates into the protein MLRSKPYHWCCLLASVFLEVGGTLVMKLAQGWAFPHAQILGLVVMWLAIAMSYFFLSKAVTGIPVGVTFAFWEGLGLTCITLGSVLFLNEALTLRRALGLACVLSGALLVNYGTGHGTPKPTREESPTASGKAEARKPRAEGPALNSGLAAGGNR
- the hisA gene encoding 1-(5-phosphoribosyl)-5-[(5-phosphoribosylamino)methylideneamino]imidazole-4-carboxamide isomerase codes for the protein MILFPAVDIQDGKAVRLKQGRAHESTVFAEDPTDAAKAWEARGAQWLHVVDLDGAFDGAAKSREIVRRICTELSIPVQLGGGIRDMATAQAYFDAGVSRLIIGTLALEQPELFAEMCRAFPGRIGVSLDAEGGKLKTRGWVADTGLTVDGVLPRLLADGAAFIIYTDIERDGMQCGVNVAALEHLSRLSTAPVIAAGGVATLADVQKLYPLTRTTSLAGAVSGRALYEGTLNLEEANAWIAAQ